Proteins encoded within one genomic window of Hevea brasiliensis isolate MT/VB/25A 57/8 chromosome 8, ASM3005281v1, whole genome shotgun sequence:
- the LOC110668068 gene encoding alpha-galactosidase 3 isoform X5: protein MGKRCCFFSLYFVGLSLSLWLIREAVAGREEPLLQSYEKWNFGYSKSFSMIFDTSKYGIFQLNNGLARTPQMGWNSWNFFACNINEIVIKETADALISTGLADLGYVYVNIDDCWSSATREVQGQLVPDPKTFPSGIKALADYVHGKGLKLGIYSDAGIFTCQVRPGSLYHEKDDADLFASWDVDYLKYDNCYNLGIEPKKRYPPMRDALNATGRTIFYSLCEWGVDDPALWAGKVGNSWRTTDDINNSWASMTTLADLNDKWAAYAGPGGWNDPDMLEVGNGGMTYQEYRAHFSIWALMKAPLLIGCDVRNMTAETYEILTNEEVIAINQDPLGVQGRKVYTAGTDGCLQVWAGPLSGNRLVVALWNRCSKAATVTAKWNVLGLESGTSVSVRNLWQVRKLNHMEISAEFTGIEGINNSTKMLQEMQWHHLVLELILMTVQCPGEE from the exons ATGGGGAAGAGATGCTGTTTTTTCTCTCTGTATTTTGTGGGTCTTTCTCTATCTTTATGGCTGATTCGAGAGGCAGTTGCAGGGAGAGAAGAGCCTCTGCTGCAGAGCTATGAGAAATGGAATTTTGGGTATAGCAAATCTTTTAGTATGATTTTTGATACTTCCAAGTATGGGATTTTTCAGCTCAACAACGGCTTGGCTCGAACTCCTCAGATGGG ATGGAATAGCTGGAATTTTTTTGCTTGCAATATCAATGAAATTGTCATCAAGGAAACAG CTGATGCACTTATTTCAACTGGCTTGGCTGATTTAGGTTATGTTTATGTCAACATAG ATGATTGTTGGTCTTCTGCAACACGAGAGGTACAG GGTCAGTTGGTCCCTGATCCAAAAACATTTCCATCGGGAATCAAAGCTCTTGCGGATTATGTACATGGGAAAGGCCTCAAGCTTGGTATCTATTCTGATGCTGG GATTTTTACATGTCAAGTTCGACCAGGGTCACTTTACCATGAAAAAGATGATGCAGACTTGTTTGCTTCTTGG GATGTGGATTATCTAAAGTATGATAACTGTTACAATTTGGGCATTGAACCAAAAAAAAG GTACCCACCAATGCGTGATGCTCTTAATGCAACTGGACGTACAATTTTCTATTCACTTTGTGAATG GGGTGTCGATGACCCTGCCTTATGGGCTGGGAAAGTTGGAAATAGTTGGCGCACAACAGATGACATCAACAATTCATGGGCAAG CATGACCACTTTAGCTGATCTGAATGATAAATGGGCAGCCTACGCAGGACCTGGTGGATGGAATG ATCCAGATATGTTGGAAGTTGGCAATGGAGGCATGACTTACCAGGAGTATCGTGCTCATTTTAGCATCTGGGCTTTGATGAAG GCCCCACTTTTGATTGGTTGCGACGTGAGAAACATGACAGCAGAAACTTATGAGATTCTAACAAATGAGGAGGTCATTGCCATAAACCAAG ACCCACTTGGGGTCCAGGGAAGGAAAGTTTACACTGCTGGAACTGATGGTTGCCTACAG GTCTGGGCAGGTCCTTTGTCAGGAAATCGCTTAGTGGTTGCTCTCTGGAATCGTTGTTCCAAAGCTGCAACAGTTACAGCTAAATGGAATGTACTTGGGCTTGAATCTGGCACCAGTGTCTCAGTGCGAAACTTGTGGCAGGTAAGGAAACTGAATCACATGGAGATTTCGGCAGAGTTTACTGGTATTGAAGGCATAAACAACAG CACAAAGATGTTACAGGAGATGCAGTGGCATCATTTGGTGCTCGAGTTGATTCTCATGACTGTGCAAT GTCCCGGAGAAGAGTAA